A stretch of DNA from Malus sylvestris chromosome 9, drMalSylv7.2, whole genome shotgun sequence:
CtgtttctttttcaaatttctaagtATCTTTATACAGGTGAAGGGGTGAATCAAAATATATCATTAGGTTTAGAAGATTGCAACTCAAGGAAAGCATATAGAAGACTATGAATataatcttttttttgttttagtctAGATGTTCATGATAGATGACATGATAATATATTTAAGAATTCAAAAAAGACAACTTACATTGCCTTAGGCAAGCCATTGTTGAGCGTCCGCAGTGAGGAGCTCTATATAAGGCTAGAAAAGTGGTGGATATAACTAATTTTTGAGCTCCAAGGAATCTTTGGGGTTTTATAAAAGAATCTCTTCTAATGAGGAGCTATATCTTTCGGGCTCTATATAgggctatatatatttatttatgtagtaatttgattaagcgataatttatttttgtgtgttagtttttcttaagttgatttttAGACGtgttatcttaatttttttttatatgaaccTTTCAACCTAAAAAGTTCAAATTGTGACAATGTTAGATTTCATCACTTATCAATCGTTTGTTGGATTAGATTCCCCtatctcaatctcatccgtTGAAAGAAGCAAACCCCCACTTTGCCCTCTGAATAATTTGACTTTCATGTATAACACAACAATTTACCTAGCACCAATTGATAAATTAGTatcatacaatttaaaaaaaaaattatttgaaaatttcactcATCAATGCCCATGAAcgttaaatcaatttgaaattttaattcttatggaatttaaaacaatcattaattagccaaattgcaagaaaaataactaagaaaaaagaattaaaaataataaaaggagaATATAAGTGTATTCGTAGGTAGAGGGAGAGTGATAGAATTTTGCTCACATGGATTGCTACTTTTTTGTGGGCCCTTCAATCTTCAATGCATAACAATCATAGAATTTGTCTTTTGTGAATGCTTGAATATCATATCATCACTTATGAACATATAAACtggaacaaaataataataataataataacaccCAACAAAATATATCCACAAccataaaatataaattcatagtttaccaaattaaaaaaagattaaactCATAGATTCCATATGCTTACATTATTTGCAATCCTCTAAACCTAGTTATATATTTTGATTCGCCCCTTCAATTGTATAGAGAGGCTTAggatttgaaaaagaaagagacgaagaggaagaaagaataaaagaattGCAGAGGAATGATGGTGAAGGCTAGGGTTCATGCTTGCTATGTAAAAAAAACAAGCCAAAGACAATTACACGTAAAATATATTCCTTTTTGTTGTTAGGGATTAGTTTTAGTTTATCTTGATTTAAaaaatgggaactttaacgaaaagcacccggtactgttcactttaaagaaaaaccacatttttacactaaaaagtcaatcctggtactattcactttaccctttattttgtccttatcattaaaactcaaagttttcaagctttttcattagttttccttaaaaaaaatcagGCCGGCAAAGTAGAGCGCACACTGGAGtaggggtggaaaaaattcccaaaaatctcgaaccaaaccgaaaaaatcccgatcccaaaccaaaaatttcccaaaccgaaattcccgaaaattttgGGATGCTATCCAGAACCGATCCCGAAATTTGGGTACGAGATTCAGGATTGGCTTCTCgatatttcgggaatcccataccgaaccaaaaatgtataatattaattattattatatatatatttctacatatatattatatatattattcttttataattgatgCTAGTAGTTTCTAATTCATGCTCTGCAACCTGGAATGCCCTACACCTTGatttttcatgttttgtttaatattcatttggattttattattgcTGCTACCATGGTTGATGATTTCAGAATGCTTGATTCTTTTGTCTCTTAATAGATtgcaaaaagggtttaattaatttgaattttgactttGATAAAAATAGTCAGGCATGCCAATGTTCGATTAAATGGTAGTGTGAATGAAATGACATTCCTAgttcttgaattatatatttgaagaacaattcataatttaaaatttaaatttgggattcccgatttgtctcgaaatcccaaaaatattttgggattcccgaaaatttggtttgggaatgGTCTTCAAATTCCCGTCCCGAAAATTTTCGATTTGGAATTCGGGATACTAGTTTCGGTAtggtatcccataccgaaccacccctacaCAGGAGTCATATGGACCATTTTTCAAAacagaaaaatcaaattaaaaacaatacATAAAAACAGAGCGATTCGCAAGTGATTTCTAGGATGTTacgtacccatttttttttaatggtatTTCATTGTGTCTCCACTATACAACATTTGAAACATACTTAGGTTAGAAAACCTTAATTTTGACGCATATGTGGAATTTTTGGGTTAGGTCTTTGTTTCTAGTTAACTTTAATTTATTATTCCGACAGTTTCTCTCTTTGGCTGGCTGGTTTTATACGTATATTCTGGAGTCTGCACCAAGAATTAGTCTACTAATTTTGTTCccgatttatttatttatttcttcttctggACCATCATCTCGAACCTTGCAAGACTTAGCCATGCATAGTCAAGGTCATGATCATATTACTATTGAAGACCCAGCTCAATCTCAATTTGTGCAATAATTTATCTCGCTATTAGACCTATAAATAGCCCTCCAAATACAAAGCTTTTGCAATATATCCACAATCTGCTTAATCATAAGTGCTTAAGTAGTTTACAATGGCTTCAAAATGTACTCTTTCTCTGTTCACAATCACTtttctctttgtcctcctttctctcttctcccatgCAACGTCGTCAGaaacccacaacaaaaacacgTCGCCATTCGAGTTTCTCAACCATCTTAAGGGGTGTCACAAGGGCGACAAGGTCCAAGGCATCCAAGACCTAAAGAAGTACCTTGAAAAATTTGGATACTTAAACGGCCATTCCGATAATGATGATTTCGACGACATCTTGGAGTCAGCGATCAAAACTTACCAGCTCAACTACCACCTCAAAGCCACCGGAACATTAGATGCCAAAACCGTATCAAAAATGATGATGCCGCGATGCGGTGTGCCAGACATCATCAATGGCACCACCTCCATGCGATCGGGAAAGAAAAGACACCCTCACCACCACAGCGGACATGGTTCGCCTCACACAGTTGCTCATTATTCTTTCTTCCCTGGAAACCCTAAATGGCCTTCTTCTAAGTACCATCTCACCTATGCTTTTGATCAAACCACCCCAACTGAGGCCCGAGACGCAGTTGCGCGCGCTTTTGCAACATGGGCAGGCAACACACACTTCTCGTTCAGTCAATCCCAAACCTATGAGAACGCGGATCTGACAATAAGTTTTGCTAGTGGTGATCATGGAGATGGGAACCCATTTGACGGCCGAGGCGGGACCCTTGCTCATGCATTTGCACCGACCAATGGGAGATTCCACTACGATGCCGATGAGCCGTGGGCTGTGGGAGCTGTGGAGGGTGCTTATGACTTGGAGACTGTGGCATTGCATGAAATCGGACATCTGTTGGGGCTACGACATAGCTCTGTTGAAGGAGCTGTGATGTCCTCCACCGTTCGTACTGGATTTGCTCAAAGTTTGCATGCAGATGATATTCAAGGAATTAAAGCTTTATATAGTACTTGATCTTCACATGCATATTCACATAATCAAGAGTACTCAAAGATTAATCATTAAATTAAGTAGTATTTATTATTGAAGTTCACCCTTTTTTTCATCCCTTAATCAAATAAGGTACCTCAACTTGAGTGTATTGAAATTctgcaataattaattaaagttgtAGCAGCATACATATgctgaaaatatgatttttttttggagCTTTTGAAGCTTATAGAAATATGGATGTCTGGCCTTCTATATGTTGAACGTGTGTTAACTCTGATGTTTTAGGAACATGCACATATAATGCAActttcaatttgttttgtatTTACAGTCAATTTGTTTTGTGTAATTGTGTTTCTgctaaaatatttgaaaattttatgtaTTATATTCTTCTTTGTATTGAGGCCAATCCGCCAATATGTGTACAGATTAATTATAAGGGAAGAAAACTACAAGATTGTAAGAAAACCTTATTACAAATAGATGATAGAATAGTATTTTTgctctcctcctccttcctctcctTCCCAGTTGGAGTCTTCCATCAAAACTTACCAGCTTAACTACAGCCTCAATTCTACCGTAAAACTAGACGCGGAAACTGTACGAAAATATGATGAAGTCTTGATACGGTGTTCCGGATATTGTCAACGGCACCACCTCTATGCAATCAGGAAATAAACCTCACCATAACGGTGGACATGGTTTGACTAACACGGTTGAGCATTATTCTTttttggagttttaacgaaacacttccggtactgtttacttttatcgaaaaaccacatttttaccttttcctgatattattcattatatctttatttgtcatttttcattaaaattaaaatttgtttgaacttttcgttagttttctatttttcataAACGTGCTCATGGAGATGGATACCCATTTGATGGCCACCGTGGAGTCTTGGCCCATTCTTTTGCACCTACTGATGGGAGATTTCACTTCGACGCGGATGAACGGTGGGCTGTGGATGTTGTGACGGGTGCTTATGACTTGTAGTCTGTGGCTTGGCATGAAATTGGGCATCTGCTTGGGCTTGGGCATAGTTCTCTGTTCGAGGAGCTGTAATGCTTCCCACCATTAGCTCTGGCTTCACACGCCGGAGACTGACTAGGGATGATATTAGTGGAATCAAAGCTCTATACAACATTGGATCGATGATGATCACCACGTTCACTTATTAGTAAGTTCATCAAAAGCCGTGAACTTataatatttcaaaattttctgtatCAAATAAATTTGTCAAAATCCATGAACTTATAATGTTTCTTAATTTCTTGTATCAAATAAATATACCTATTGTACGAAAAAATTTATCTTATAACGGGTAAAAATTCTCCTCTGAGCATATAACTGACGATAATTAAGATTCTCCGATCAAATAAACTGTACCTAAatgttataaaataataaacaaataaaagttGTACCGGTATGTATATGTTGGACAAAATTACAAAGAGCTTTATTTACAGATTTCATCTTCCAAGTCCAAATCCTTCATACTCGTGTAACACCTAgacaaaattacataaaacacaaAGCTCAATGCACTTAGTGAGGCCAAAAACCAGTAGTATTTATCAAGTCTAGCTTCATTCATGTCATCGGAGAACCAGCTCTGCCTTCCTCCTGAACTTGTAACTGCTTCAACTGTTGCAATCAAAAGGGTACTCAGGTAACTTCCCACCCCAAAAACACTAGTGTACAATGCAAAGGCCATTGTTCTCATTCTTCTGGGGACTTCGGAGTAAAAGAACTCTTGTATTCCAACAACGGTGAAAATGTCTGAAATACCTAGAAGAATGTACTGTGGAAGTAGCCAAAAGATGCTAAACGGTACAGTTTCGGGTTGAGATCCCAGCATTTCCATTTCTCTGCTGATCTTGAGCCTTTTTGCTTCCACAACCGCTGCAATGACCATTGCTATGACCGAAACGAACATTCCGATCCCCATCCGTTGCATCACGCTAATACCCTTTTCATTAGACGTAACCAGACGCGTAATCGGGATCATTATTTTGTCATATAGAGGCATCAGGAGGATTATGGAAAGTGTGATAGCGCTTTGAAGAGTTGCTGGTGGAACCTTGAAGTTGCTTCCAATGTTCCTCTTCATCGTCATGCCTTGTTTGGTGAAAAATGTTGGAGGCTGTTGGAAAATCACTGCAAACATCAAAAGCATAATCCATATTGGCAGAAGCCTCAAAAGCACTTTTGCATTTTCAAGTACGTAGAAGCCACTTTTGGGATTCCCAACCAAGCTTGCTGTGCTGCTATTATTTTGACGGCAAAGCGGTTTCTCTTGAAGCCTATATAGTATAAAACCAGCCAAATAATATATCATTAGCATCAGAATTCAGTTACATTAattctaatgaaaatgacttgaaaactttgagttttaacgataataacaaaataaatggtaaagtgaatagtactgtaattgactttttagtataaaaatgtggtttttcattaaagtgaacagtaccgaaagcttttcgttaaacttTCCGTAATCctaagagaaatttttttatccacactctcattttctccttttggCAGTCGTCCATTTATTTATGTCACTTCATTCTCCTTTGTTTATTCAACCCAACAGGTAAGGGAGGAGTGCATGGGAGAAAAACGGTGTGGGAAAATCATTTCTTTAATTGTAAACTTGACCGTTAAAACCACAAAAAGAAGTACCATGTTAGAAATTAGTTAACTTACTCTAGCTCGGTAACATTAGTTTCATTCGGTAATATGATTCTGCATTTCATTAACTTTAATGCAGTTGCCTTGATGACTTGAACTATGTTGAAAATAGGCTTATAATCCATGGCCTCATCATTCTCTCTATATGTATAGATTCGGCTTCCACACATAAACACCACAACCGATATAACCATCGATATCATGGGGATGGCGAAACCTATAATCCAACCGAAAGTGTCTTGAATGTAGGACATGAGAGTGACACCCATGAGGCTGCCACTGCAAACACCAAAATACCACCACTGAAAAAACATTCTCTTTTTGCTTGATTTTTGATCGTCTTTGCTGCTAGGAAGTTCCTCTTCACTGTCCAGTTGGTCTGCTCCAAATGCTTGCAGCGATGGGTTGTATCCACCTTGACCTAGAGAAATCAAGTACAGAGAGCAAAACAGAAATGATGAATTGGAACTTGTTTTGTTTGCAGCAGGTGTTGCCCGTTTGAATGCCGTTGATGTCAATGCCACAAGcccctagaaacaaaaccacgTACATGTGAGCTTATAGTTTCACCTTTTCTACACATTTAGAGCAAAAATTTATCGTGACCAAATTGAAAGTCGTGAGGCCAGATTAGAAAAAGGTCATAAACGGTAGTTGTAGTTGGGAGGTTTTATTTATAAAAGACCTCAGCGCAATTAGTAGTAAActtgcttgttttttttttctaacagTAAACCCGCTATTATGACCTTATTCTTCAACAATAAATTAAGAGGCATTTCTTAAAATCTCCACTATATTCTAATGGAAAGAAGATTAGTGCAGATGACTCATACTCCATTTTAAATCTATCATCAGCAACATCTTGATAAAAAAAttccgaacaaaaaaaaaacattatttgtGCTGAGCTTTTAAACTTTTAGCAAAAGAGGAATTTCTGTTCAATAAGATACCTAAGTAGATGCATCCACTTTTCACTATAGAAATTCCTATTTATCAGTGATATACTATGATCAAGATAATTGGCCTAAATTTGCTAAAACTATTTTATAGATAGTCATTGATATTAAGTAAGAGTCCAAAGAAGAGAGTAAGTGCATATGTGGGTTAGGTCAGTTGACCAGTGCAGTGTGCACACCTTACGCTAGAATTTGAATCTCACTTTCAACTAGTTAGAGATATCcctttttgtcaaaaacaaaggaagggaagggagAAAACAAAGTGAATGTGTACACTTACTGCAACATAGAGGAAAGAAGAGACCAAGATGGTGGGATATCTATCCCAGTAAGAGTCGACAAGGGGTGCAACTAAGAGTGGGAGCATGGATGTGAACCCACACCAACTGTTTACCGTCTTGGCCGCTGCCGAGTTGCTCATTTTCACCACATCGGTTAAATAAGTCACTAGATTTGATGCCACTCCTTTGTATGCAAATCTCTCCATCCCAGCAATCACTATAATTATAAATAAACAGACAAAAATTAACCCATCTGGCCGGTAAAACTCATATCATGAAGACAGTATGATTAAATTACCTATCAGAAGAAAGCAAGAGGAGCCGAGTCTTTTTCCTCCTGATCCAGCCATGATGTTCCAAAATTATATCAAAGGATGGCTGCTTGTGATCCCTTTAACATATAACCT
This window harbors:
- the LOC126583604 gene encoding protein NRT1/ PTR FAMILY 5.8-like; amino-acid sequence: MAGSGGKRLGSSCFLLIVIAGMERFAYKGVASNLVTYLTDVVKMSNSAAAKTVNSWCGFTSMLPLLVAPLVDSYWDRYPTILVSSFLYVAGLVALTSTAFKRATPAANKTSSNSSFLFCSLYLISLGQGGYNPSLQAFGADQLDSEEELPSSKDDQKSSKKRMFFQWWYFGVCSGSLMGVTLMSYIQDTFGWIIGFAIPMISMVISVVVFMCGSRIYTYRENDEAMDYKPIFNIVQVIKATALKLMKCRIILPNETNVTELELQEKPLCRQNNSSTASLVGNPKSGFYVLENAKVLLRLLPIWIMLLMFAVIFQQPPTFFTKQGMTMKRNIGSNFKVPPATLQSAITLSIILLMPLYDKIMIPITRLVTSNEKGISVMQRMGIGMFVSVIAMVIAAVVEAKRLKISREMEMLGSQPETVPFSIFWLLPQYILLGISDIFTVVGIQEFFYSEVPRRMRTMAFALYTSVFGVGSYLSTLLIATVEAVTSSGGRQSWFSDDMNEARLDKYYWFLASLSALSFVFYVILSRCYTSMKDLDLEDEICK
- the LOC126583611 gene encoding metalloendoproteinase 2-MMP-like, with product MASKCTLSLFTITFLFVLLSLFSHATSSETHNKNTSPFEFLNHLKGCHKGDKVQGIQDLKKYLEKFGYLNGHSDNDDFDDILESAIKTYQLNYHLKATGTLDAKTVSKMMMPRCGVPDIINGTTSMRSGKKRHPHHHSGHGSPHTVAHYSFFPGNPKWPSSKYHLTYAFDQTTPTEARDAVARAFATWAGNTHFSFSQSQTYENADLTISFASGDHGDGNPFDGRGGTLAHAFAPTNGRFHYDADEPWAVGAVEGAYDLETVALHEIGHLLGLRHSSVEGAVMSSTVRTGFAQSLHADDIQGIKALYST